A single Roseinatronobacter monicus DNA region contains:
- a CDS encoding IS5 family transposase: protein MAWTELTRRQHDRKGGRYASDMTDAEWSLIAPLMPPPKTTGRPRTTDLRDIFDAILYIATTGCQWRMLPHDFPPVSTVRGYFYTWRDNGLLEEMNRQLVEAARLAEGRKAQPTAGVIDSQSVKTTESGGVSGYDAGKRIKGRKRHIVTDTVGLLLSLVVHSAGIQDRDGAPDVLKAIVARYPSLRHVFADGGYAGPKLRDALKALGRWTVQIVKRSDTAEGFEVLPRRWVVERTFAWLNRCRRLSKDWEKSIASAEAWILIAHIRRVTRHLARN from the coding sequence ATGGCCTGGACCGAACTCACCCGTCGCCAACATGACCGAAAAGGCGGCAGATACGCAAGCGATATGACTGACGCAGAATGGTCGTTGATAGCGCCTTTGATGCCGCCACCCAAGACAACCGGCAGACCACGCACGACAGATTTGCGCGACATCTTCGACGCGATCCTCTACATCGCAACGACCGGATGCCAGTGGCGCATGTTGCCCCACGACTTTCCGCCGGTGTCGACGGTGCGGGGTTATTTCTACACGTGGCGTGATAACGGCTTGCTTGAGGAGATGAACCGCCAGCTGGTTGAAGCCGCGCGATTGGCCGAGGGCCGTAAAGCCCAGCCAACAGCCGGGGTCATCGATAGCCAGAGCGTAAAAACCACTGAAAGTGGAGGGGTTAGCGGCTATGATGCAGGCAAAAGGATCAAGGGCCGCAAGCGCCACATCGTAACCGACACGGTAGGATTACTGCTGAGCCTGGTGGTCCATAGCGCCGGAATTCAGGACCGGGATGGTGCGCCGGATGTGTTGAAAGCTATCGTCGCACGCTACCCGTCATTGCGGCACGTATTCGCTGACGGCGGGTATGCAGGGCCCAAGCTACGGGATGCGCTAAAAGCCCTCGGCCGATGGACCGTCCAGATCGTCAAGCGCTCCGACACCGCGGAGGGCTTTGAAGTGCTGCCACGACGGTGGGTCGTCGAGCGCACCTTTGCTTGGCTGAACCGATGTCGGCGCCTGTCGAAAGACTGGGAGAAATCCATCGCAAGCGCAGAAGCTTGGATCCTCATCGCACACATTAGACGCGTAACGCGGCATCTCGCAAGAAACTGA
- a CDS encoding NepR family anti-sigma factor, with amino-acid sequence MSGTDDNESNGIAPAVAQQIDENLKRLYSDATSEDLPPSLTELLNALREKDAQEKSGDE; translated from the coding sequence ATGAGTGGAACGGACGATAACGAGTCTAACGGAATTGCGCCAGCAGTGGCGCAACAAATTGATGAGAACCTCAAACGGCTTTATTCCGATGCGACGTCCGAAGATTTACCCCCCAGCCTGACTGAACTGCTGAATGCGCTTCGAGAGAAAGACGCTCAGGAAAAGTCAGGTGACGAATGA